Part of the Sulfuricurvum kujiense DSM 16994 genome, CTTTTCAATCGCTTTGAGATGATCTCTGACCTCTTCTTCGTCACTGCCGATCATCGACTCGACCTGTTTGATCAGCCGCAGCGCTTCCGCACACTCGCCCAGTTTATAATTTCCCCAGGCGAGGGAATCGAGATAAAACGGCGAATCGGGCTGTTTTTCGAGGGCACGGCGGACGTACCCCATCCCCTCGGTTACATTGAGATCATGATCGATCATCAAATACCCCAGATAGTTCAAATAGAGCGGTTCTTCCAAGTCTTTGTTGGCTTTTTTCAGCCCCTCGACCACGCTTGCGAGCATAGAGGGATCGTTACGGTCGCTTGAGCCTTCGTATTTGAAAACGGCGCTTTGGGCCAGATAGAGCGGATTGTCTTCACGTTCATACAGTTTTTGCGCAAGGGTTGAAGCTTTGTCAAACGATTTGATTTTGACATAGATATCGAGCAAAAGGGGATCGTTGGTGTGGGATTTTTCCAACAATGCCGTCATTTTGGAAAAATTTTGCTGGTAGAGGTAAATTTTGAGGGCATCGTCGGCGGATGAAGGGTCTTGGAACGCCTCATAGGTCTGCTCGTACATCTGTGCCGCATCGTCCAAATCGCCTCTGTCCGCATACAGACTTCCCAACCGTTTGCCGAGGATTTGAGAGTTGCCGTGGGTTCCAATATGCGCTTTCAAAAAGTCTATCGCTTCGTTTTTTTCACCCAATTGCGTATATTGGATCAATGCGATCCTCTCAGCCGTCGTTTCGTCATAATTGAGCGCATACGCTTTTTTGAGCGCTTCCACCGATCCCGCATAATCGGCGAGTTTCAAACGGGCTTCGGCATACAGAAGGTAATTCGCCGACTCCTTGCTCTTTTCACTCAGAACAAGAGATTTTTGGGACGCTTCGCCGAAATTCCCCTCTTTGAGCAAAACAATGATCTCAAAGCGTTTTAATATCTCATCCTCGGGTGATACGGCAAGGGCCGCGGCAACCTGTTTGGACAGTCCTTTGATATCGTTGGCCTGTTCCAGCATCTTAAACGATTGGTAAAGGTACTCTTTTTTGGAGGTTTGTTTGTAAAGTTCTGTAAAAAAACCGGAAGATCGGTGGTATTTTTGGTGCATTTGAGCATCCAATGCGTAGAGGGAAAGGGTATCTTCCAATGCTTGCGTGTTTCTCACGCTCATCGGTGCGGCACTGAGTACACATCCCGTTACAATAAAAGGCAGTAGATATCTAGTCATGGATTATCCCCGGACACTCGGCTTTTAGCTCATCGATACGGTGCCGAAAATAATCCCAAAAGGGAAAGGTTCGGCACTGCAGCGGTCTGGCTTCGTAAATACTACATCCGTTTTGTGAACGGTCAAAAAACGCGCAGTCGTACGAACCGTTCACGAGGCGCTCTTTGAGCGAAAAGCGAAACCCCTCTTTGCGCAAAAACGTACGGCGAAATTCCCCCTCGTCCATTTCCAAAAGCTTTGCGATGGCGGCAATTTCGGTCACAGAGACGAATATGCTGCCGCTCTCTCCGGTACAGCAATTTCCGCCGCACGAGGCGCAGGCAGAGGGGTCGAACGCGTAGCTGAAACCTTCCTGTGTCATGAAATCAGACATTTGATACTGTGCGCCTTTGCTTTGTCGTAGATGGCCTGCACGGCCGGAGTATACCTCCCCTCTTCCTCAAACGTTATCAACGGAGGCAAGACGGTAAGCGCCGATTTGCTGTTTTTTTTAACATGGATCATCACAAGGATACTAGGACGGTCCGCTTTGGAATGGACGAATTGTACCTCAACGACTCTTAATCCTCTACTCTCAAACGCACTGCAAAGCTCAGCGAACTGACGCGCGTCGTAACAGATCGCCGCTTCACCCGAAGATTTCAGAAGTTTCGAAATCTTGGTGACAAACGCTTCGATAGGGAGATGGATATTATAGCGTGCCTGATGGAGGATCGGATTTTCCGAGCGCGCGGAACCCTCATGGTAAAACGGGGGATTGGAAACGATCCAGTCATAGCTTCCGTGACCGCCCAGTTCCAAAAAGTCCCCCTCGTGGAGCGTATAGCCGATGCCGTTGATTTGTGCGTTGCGGCGGGCAAACTCCGCATAAAGGCTCTGTTTTTCGCTCCCCTCCAGCACGACCTCTTTAAAATCGCGCGCTACCAGCAATCCGACGATCCCGCTCCCCGCTCCGACATCGAGCATTTTTCCCTTCGGTGCGAAACGGGAGATAAACCCGTACAGCAGTAT contains:
- a CDS encoding tRNA1(Val) (adenine(37)-N6)-methyltransferase, whose protein sequence is MLLYQPDGGYCYNSDSILLYGFISRFAPKGKMLDVGAGSGIVGLLVARDFKEVVLEGSEKQSLYAEFARRNAQINGIGYTLHEGDFLELGGHGSYDWIVSNPPFYHEGSARSENPILHQARYNIHLPIEAFVTKISKLLKSSGEAAICYDARQFAELCSAFESRGLRVVEVQFVHSKADRPSILVMIHVKKNSKSALTVLPPLITFEEEGRYTPAVQAIYDKAKAHSIKCLIS
- a CDS encoding YkgJ family cysteine cluster protein, yielding MSDFMTQEGFSYAFDPSACASCGGNCCTGESGSIFVSVTEIAAIAKLLEMDEGEFRRTFLRKEGFRFSLKERLVNGSYDCAFFDRSQNGCSIYEARPLQCRTFPFWDYFRHRIDELKAECPGIIHD